The Struthio camelus isolate bStrCam1 chromosome 14, bStrCam1.hap1, whole genome shotgun sequence genome has a window encoding:
- the CPNE9 gene encoding copine-9 isoform X2: MASPGALEPAAGSVPGTKVELTVSCRNLLDMDTFSKSDPVVVLFVQGAGSSEWKEFGRTEVIDNTLNPDFVRKFVLDYYFEEKQNLRFDVFNVDSKSGNVYKQDFLGQAFVALGEVIGSQRGRLERALTGVPGKQCGTILLLAEELSNCRDIVTMQLCANKLDKKDFFGKSDPFLVFYRSNEDGTFTICHKTEVVKNTLNPVWQPFTIPVRALCNGDYDRTVKIDVYDWDRDGSHDFIGEFATSYRELSRAQSQFTVYEVLNPRKKCKKKKYVNSGTVTLLSFSVESEFTFVDYIRGGTQLNFTVAIDFTASNGMPSQPTSLHYASPYQLSAYALALKAVGEIIQDYDSDKLFPAYGFGAKLPPDGKISHQFPLNNNAENPSCAGIDGVLESYLQSLRTVQLYGPTNFAPVINQVAGAAAQVTDGSQYHVLLIITDGVISDMLQTKEAIVSASALPMSIIIVGVGPAEFEAMEELDGDEVRVSSRGRYAERDIVQSPCPPAVCAVSGLRGPLGEPGAEHGPPGQGRAGRDPRAAALLHEDAGHQAPPS; this comes from the exons atgGCGTCTCCGGGAGCGCTGGAGCCGGCGGCCGGCAGCGTGCCGGGCACCAAGGTGGAGCTCACCGTGTCCTGCCG GAACCTGCTGGACATGGACACCTTCTCCAAGTCTGACCCAG TGGTGGTCCTGTTCGTGCAGGGAGCGGGCAGCAGCGAGTGGAAGGAG TTCGGGCGCACCGAGGTGATCGACAACACCTTGAACCCCGACTTCGTCCGCAAGTTCGTCCTCGATTACTACTTCGAGGAGAAGCAAAACCTGCGCTTCGACGT CTTCAACGTCGACTCCAAGAGCGGCAACGTCTACAAGCAG GACTTCCTGGGGCAGGCGTTCGTGGCGCTGGGCGAGGTGATCGGGTCCCAGCGGGGCCGCCTGGAGCGAGCCCTCAC GGGCGTCCCAGGGAAGCAGTGCGGGACCATCCTGCTGCTGGCGGAGGAGCTGAGCAACTGCCGG GACATCGTCACGATGCAGCTGTGCGCCAACAAGCTggacaagaaggacttcttcggCAAGTCGGACCCTTTCCTCGTCTTCTACCGCAGCAACGAGGACGGCAC CTTCACCATCTGCCACAAGACGGAGGTGGTGAAGAACACGCTGAACCCCGTGTGGCAGCCCTTCACCATCCCCGTGCGAGCCCTCTGCAACGGCGACTACGACAG GACGGTGAAGATAGACGTATACGACTGGGACCGGGACGGGAG CCACGACTTCATCGGCGAGTTCGCCACCAGCTACCGGGAGCTCTCGCGAGCCCAGAGCCAGTTCACGGTGTACGAG GTGCTGAACCCCAGGAAGAAGTGCAAGAAGAAGAAATACGTCAACTCCGGCACC GTGACTCTGCTCTCCTTCTCGGTGGAGTCCGAGTTCACCTTCGTTGACTACATCCGGGGGGG GACGCAGCTGAACTTCACCGTCGCCATCGACTTCACGGCCTCCAACG GGATGCCGTCGCAGCCCACCTCGCTGCACTACGCGAGCCCCTACCAGCTGAGCGCCTACGCCCTGGCGCTGAAGGCCGTCGGCGAGATCATCCAGGACTACGACAGCGACAAGCTCTTCCCCGCCTACGGCTTCGGCGCCAAGCTCCCGCCCGACGGCAAGATCTCCCACCAGTTCCCCCTG AACAACAACGCGGAGAACCCCAGCTGCGCCGGCATCGACGGCGTCCTCGAGTCCTACCTGCAGAGCCTGCGCACCGTGCAGCTCTACGGGCCCACCAACTTCGCGCCCGTCATCAACCAGGTGGCCGG GGCGGCCGCCCAGGTCACCGACGGGTCCCAGTACCACGTCCTCCTCATCATCACCGACGGCGTCATCTCCGACATGCTGCAGACCAAGGAGGCCATCGTCAGC GCTTCCGCCCTGCCGATGTCCATCATCATCGTGGGAGTGGGGCCGGCTGAGTTCGAAG CCATGGAGGAGCTGGACGGCGACGAGGTGCGGGTCTCCTCCCGGGGACGCTACGCCGAGAGGGACATCGTGCAG agcccctgccctcctgcagtTTGTGCCGTTTCGGGACTACGTGGACCACTCGGGGAACCAGGTGCTGAGCATGGCCCGCCTGGCCAAGGACGTGCTGGCCGAGATCCCCGAGCAGCTGCTCTCCTACATGAAGACGCGGGACATCAAGCCCCGCCAAGCTGA
- the CPNE9 gene encoding copine-9 isoform X3 — translation MASPGALEPAAGSVPGTKVELTVSCRNLLDMDTFSKSDPVVVLFVQGAGSSEWKEFGRTEVIDNTLNPDFVRKFVLDYYFEEKQNLRFDVFNVDSKSGNVYKQDFLGQAFVALGEVIGSQRGRLERALTGVPGKQCGTILLLAEELSNCRDIVTMQLCANKLDKKDFFGKSDPFLVFYRSNEDGTFTICHKTEVVKNTLNPVWQPFTIPVRALCNGDYDRTVKIDVYDWDRDGSHDFIGEFATSYRELSRAQSQFTVYEVLNPRKKCKKKKYVNSGTVTLLSFSVESEFTFVDYIRGGTQLNFTVAIDFTASNGMPSQPTSLHYASPYQLSAYALALKAVGEIIQDYDSDKLFPAYGFGAKLPPDGKISHQFPLNNNAENPSCAGIDGVLESYLQSLRTVQLYGPTNFAPVINQVAGAAAQVTDGSQYHVLLIITDGVISDMLQTKEAIVSASALPMSIIIVGVGPAEFEAMEELDGDEVRVSSRGRYAERDIVQFVPFRDYVDHSGNQVLSMARLAKDVLAEIPEQLLSYMKTRDIKPRQADLQ, via the exons atgGCGTCTCCGGGAGCGCTGGAGCCGGCGGCCGGCAGCGTGCCGGGCACCAAGGTGGAGCTCACCGTGTCCTGCCG GAACCTGCTGGACATGGACACCTTCTCCAAGTCTGACCCAG TGGTGGTCCTGTTCGTGCAGGGAGCGGGCAGCAGCGAGTGGAAGGAG TTCGGGCGCACCGAGGTGATCGACAACACCTTGAACCCCGACTTCGTCCGCAAGTTCGTCCTCGATTACTACTTCGAGGAGAAGCAAAACCTGCGCTTCGACGT CTTCAACGTCGACTCCAAGAGCGGCAACGTCTACAAGCAG GACTTCCTGGGGCAGGCGTTCGTGGCGCTGGGCGAGGTGATCGGGTCCCAGCGGGGCCGCCTGGAGCGAGCCCTCAC GGGCGTCCCAGGGAAGCAGTGCGGGACCATCCTGCTGCTGGCGGAGGAGCTGAGCAACTGCCGG GACATCGTCACGATGCAGCTGTGCGCCAACAAGCTggacaagaaggacttcttcggCAAGTCGGACCCTTTCCTCGTCTTCTACCGCAGCAACGAGGACGGCAC CTTCACCATCTGCCACAAGACGGAGGTGGTGAAGAACACGCTGAACCCCGTGTGGCAGCCCTTCACCATCCCCGTGCGAGCCCTCTGCAACGGCGACTACGACAG GACGGTGAAGATAGACGTATACGACTGGGACCGGGACGGGAG CCACGACTTCATCGGCGAGTTCGCCACCAGCTACCGGGAGCTCTCGCGAGCCCAGAGCCAGTTCACGGTGTACGAG GTGCTGAACCCCAGGAAGAAGTGCAAGAAGAAGAAATACGTCAACTCCGGCACC GTGACTCTGCTCTCCTTCTCGGTGGAGTCCGAGTTCACCTTCGTTGACTACATCCGGGGGGG GACGCAGCTGAACTTCACCGTCGCCATCGACTTCACGGCCTCCAACG GGATGCCGTCGCAGCCCACCTCGCTGCACTACGCGAGCCCCTACCAGCTGAGCGCCTACGCCCTGGCGCTGAAGGCCGTCGGCGAGATCATCCAGGACTACGACAGCGACAAGCTCTTCCCCGCCTACGGCTTCGGCGCCAAGCTCCCGCCCGACGGCAAGATCTCCCACCAGTTCCCCCTG AACAACAACGCGGAGAACCCCAGCTGCGCCGGCATCGACGGCGTCCTCGAGTCCTACCTGCAGAGCCTGCGCACCGTGCAGCTCTACGGGCCCACCAACTTCGCGCCCGTCATCAACCAGGTGGCCGG GGCGGCCGCCCAGGTCACCGACGGGTCCCAGTACCACGTCCTCCTCATCATCACCGACGGCGTCATCTCCGACATGCTGCAGACCAAGGAGGCCATCGTCAGC GCTTCCGCCCTGCCGATGTCCATCATCATCGTGGGAGTGGGGCCGGCTGAGTTCGAAG CCATGGAGGAGCTGGACGGCGACGAGGTGCGGGTCTCCTCCCGGGGACGCTACGCCGAGAGGGACATCGTGCAG tTTGTGCCGTTTCGGGACTACGTGGACCACTCGGGGAACCAGGTGCTGAGCATGGCCCGCCTGGCCAAGGACGTGCTGGCCGAGATCCCCGAGCAGCTGCTCTCCTACATGAAGACGCGGGACATCAAGCCCCGCCAAGCTGACCTGCAGTAg
- the CPNE9 gene encoding copine-9 isoform X1, which translates to MASPGALEPAAGSVPGTKVELTVSCRNLLDMDTFSKSDPVVVLFVQGAGSSEWKEFGRTEVIDNTLNPDFVRKFVLDYYFEEKQNLRFDVFNVDSKSGNVYKQDFLGQAFVALGEVIGSQRGRLERALTGVPGKQCGTILLLAEELSNCRDIVTMQLCANKLDKKDFFGKSDPFLVFYRSNEDGTFTICHKTEVVKNTLNPVWQPFTIPVRALCNGDYDRTVKIDVYDWDRDGSHDFIGEFATSYRELSRAQSQFTVYEVGPGAVGAGGAHGPALSRLRPQVLNPRKKCKKKKYVNSGTVTLLSFSVESEFTFVDYIRGGTQLNFTVAIDFTASNGMPSQPTSLHYASPYQLSAYALALKAVGEIIQDYDSDKLFPAYGFGAKLPPDGKISHQFPLNNNAENPSCAGIDGVLESYLQSLRTVQLYGPTNFAPVINQVAGAAAQVTDGSQYHVLLIITDGVISDMLQTKEAIVSASALPMSIIIVGVGPAEFEAMEELDGDEVRVSSRGRYAERDIVQFVPFRDYVDHSGNQVLSMARLAKDVLAEIPEQLLSYMKTRDIKPRQADLQ; encoded by the exons atgGCGTCTCCGGGAGCGCTGGAGCCGGCGGCCGGCAGCGTGCCGGGCACCAAGGTGGAGCTCACCGTGTCCTGCCG GAACCTGCTGGACATGGACACCTTCTCCAAGTCTGACCCAG TGGTGGTCCTGTTCGTGCAGGGAGCGGGCAGCAGCGAGTGGAAGGAG TTCGGGCGCACCGAGGTGATCGACAACACCTTGAACCCCGACTTCGTCCGCAAGTTCGTCCTCGATTACTACTTCGAGGAGAAGCAAAACCTGCGCTTCGACGT CTTCAACGTCGACTCCAAGAGCGGCAACGTCTACAAGCAG GACTTCCTGGGGCAGGCGTTCGTGGCGCTGGGCGAGGTGATCGGGTCCCAGCGGGGCCGCCTGGAGCGAGCCCTCAC GGGCGTCCCAGGGAAGCAGTGCGGGACCATCCTGCTGCTGGCGGAGGAGCTGAGCAACTGCCGG GACATCGTCACGATGCAGCTGTGCGCCAACAAGCTggacaagaaggacttcttcggCAAGTCGGACCCTTTCCTCGTCTTCTACCGCAGCAACGAGGACGGCAC CTTCACCATCTGCCACAAGACGGAGGTGGTGAAGAACACGCTGAACCCCGTGTGGCAGCCCTTCACCATCCCCGTGCGAGCCCTCTGCAACGGCGACTACGACAG GACGGTGAAGATAGACGTATACGACTGGGACCGGGACGGGAG CCACGACTTCATCGGCGAGTTCGCCACCAGCTACCGGGAGCTCTCGCGAGCCCAGAGCCAGTTCACGGTGTACGAGGTAGGGCCGGGTGCcgtgggggccggcggggcgcacGGCCCGGCCCTGAGCCGCCTGCGCCCGCAGGTGCTGAACCCCAGGAAGAAGTGCAAGAAGAAGAAATACGTCAACTCCGGCACC GTGACTCTGCTCTCCTTCTCGGTGGAGTCCGAGTTCACCTTCGTTGACTACATCCGGGGGGG GACGCAGCTGAACTTCACCGTCGCCATCGACTTCACGGCCTCCAACG GGATGCCGTCGCAGCCCACCTCGCTGCACTACGCGAGCCCCTACCAGCTGAGCGCCTACGCCCTGGCGCTGAAGGCCGTCGGCGAGATCATCCAGGACTACGACAGCGACAAGCTCTTCCCCGCCTACGGCTTCGGCGCCAAGCTCCCGCCCGACGGCAAGATCTCCCACCAGTTCCCCCTG AACAACAACGCGGAGAACCCCAGCTGCGCCGGCATCGACGGCGTCCTCGAGTCCTACCTGCAGAGCCTGCGCACCGTGCAGCTCTACGGGCCCACCAACTTCGCGCCCGTCATCAACCAGGTGGCCGG GGCGGCCGCCCAGGTCACCGACGGGTCCCAGTACCACGTCCTCCTCATCATCACCGACGGCGTCATCTCCGACATGCTGCAGACCAAGGAGGCCATCGTCAGC GCTTCCGCCCTGCCGATGTCCATCATCATCGTGGGAGTGGGGCCGGCTGAGTTCGAAG CCATGGAGGAGCTGGACGGCGACGAGGTGCGGGTCTCCTCCCGGGGACGCTACGCCGAGAGGGACATCGTGCAG tTTGTGCCGTTTCGGGACTACGTGGACCACTCGGGGAACCAGGTGCTGAGCATGGCCCGCCTGGCCAAGGACGTGCTGGCCGAGATCCCCGAGCAGCTGCTCTCCTACATGAAGACGCGGGACATCAAGCCCCGCCAAGCTGACCTGCAGTAg
- the CPNE9 gene encoding copine-9 isoform X4: protein MDTFSKSDPVVVLFVQGAGSSEWKEFGRTEVIDNTLNPDFVRKFVLDYYFEEKQNLRFDVFNVDSKSGNVYKQDFLGQAFVALGEVIGSQRGRLERALTGVPGKQCGTILLLAEELSNCRDIVTMQLCANKLDKKDFFGKSDPFLVFYRSNEDGTFTICHKTEVVKNTLNPVWQPFTIPVRALCNGDYDRTVKIDVYDWDRDGSHDFIGEFATSYRELSRAQSQFTVYEVLNPRKKCKKKKYVNSGTVTLLSFSVESEFTFVDYIRGGTQLNFTVAIDFTASNGMPSQPTSLHYASPYQLSAYALALKAVGEIIQDYDSDKLFPAYGFGAKLPPDGKISHQFPLNNNAENPSCAGIDGVLESYLQSLRTVQLYGPTNFAPVINQVAGAAAQVTDGSQYHVLLIITDGVISDMLQTKEAIVSASALPMSIIIVGVGPAEFEAMEELDGDEVRVSSRGRYAERDIVQSPCPPAVCAVSGLRGPLGEPGAEHGPPGQGRAGRDPRAAALLHEDAGHQAPPS from the exons ATGGACACCTTCTCCAAGTCTGACCCAG TGGTGGTCCTGTTCGTGCAGGGAGCGGGCAGCAGCGAGTGGAAGGAG TTCGGGCGCACCGAGGTGATCGACAACACCTTGAACCCCGACTTCGTCCGCAAGTTCGTCCTCGATTACTACTTCGAGGAGAAGCAAAACCTGCGCTTCGACGT CTTCAACGTCGACTCCAAGAGCGGCAACGTCTACAAGCAG GACTTCCTGGGGCAGGCGTTCGTGGCGCTGGGCGAGGTGATCGGGTCCCAGCGGGGCCGCCTGGAGCGAGCCCTCAC GGGCGTCCCAGGGAAGCAGTGCGGGACCATCCTGCTGCTGGCGGAGGAGCTGAGCAACTGCCGG GACATCGTCACGATGCAGCTGTGCGCCAACAAGCTggacaagaaggacttcttcggCAAGTCGGACCCTTTCCTCGTCTTCTACCGCAGCAACGAGGACGGCAC CTTCACCATCTGCCACAAGACGGAGGTGGTGAAGAACACGCTGAACCCCGTGTGGCAGCCCTTCACCATCCCCGTGCGAGCCCTCTGCAACGGCGACTACGACAG GACGGTGAAGATAGACGTATACGACTGGGACCGGGACGGGAG CCACGACTTCATCGGCGAGTTCGCCACCAGCTACCGGGAGCTCTCGCGAGCCCAGAGCCAGTTCACGGTGTACGAG GTGCTGAACCCCAGGAAGAAGTGCAAGAAGAAGAAATACGTCAACTCCGGCACC GTGACTCTGCTCTCCTTCTCGGTGGAGTCCGAGTTCACCTTCGTTGACTACATCCGGGGGGG GACGCAGCTGAACTTCACCGTCGCCATCGACTTCACGGCCTCCAACG GGATGCCGTCGCAGCCCACCTCGCTGCACTACGCGAGCCCCTACCAGCTGAGCGCCTACGCCCTGGCGCTGAAGGCCGTCGGCGAGATCATCCAGGACTACGACAGCGACAAGCTCTTCCCCGCCTACGGCTTCGGCGCCAAGCTCCCGCCCGACGGCAAGATCTCCCACCAGTTCCCCCTG AACAACAACGCGGAGAACCCCAGCTGCGCCGGCATCGACGGCGTCCTCGAGTCCTACCTGCAGAGCCTGCGCACCGTGCAGCTCTACGGGCCCACCAACTTCGCGCCCGTCATCAACCAGGTGGCCGG GGCGGCCGCCCAGGTCACCGACGGGTCCCAGTACCACGTCCTCCTCATCATCACCGACGGCGTCATCTCCGACATGCTGCAGACCAAGGAGGCCATCGTCAGC GCTTCCGCCCTGCCGATGTCCATCATCATCGTGGGAGTGGGGCCGGCTGAGTTCGAAG CCATGGAGGAGCTGGACGGCGACGAGGTGCGGGTCTCCTCCCGGGGACGCTACGCCGAGAGGGACATCGTGCAG agcccctgccctcctgcagtTTGTGCCGTTTCGGGACTACGTGGACCACTCGGGGAACCAGGTGCTGAGCATGGCCCGCCTGGCCAAGGACGTGCTGGCCGAGATCCCCGAGCAGCTGCTCTCCTACATGAAGACGCGGGACATCAAGCCCCGCCAAGCTGA